In Colletotrichum higginsianum IMI 349063 chromosome 1, whole genome shotgun sequence, one genomic interval encodes:
- a CDS encoding Mg2+ transporter produces the protein MSQYETTTWREEAAPPRRRGPSLFSSRTSAQNLRSQYTREAQTAHLVQLIEEFRKADPIYDPVPPTPPPRAPGRQRSQRAVHTQPVVRFASPLDPMSARRRRAKTPLSAPVVYEVVTQTPQTPQTLQNLDFAVATVTPGEQEMRLRQPTPEEPVTVLVNNDDEGTDLQSFDLDGFPMPPDFGAREEYSGPGYDGDEWVDLEETTGKVYAFDPARLGADSSRTDDGFDLETPFSDDSTMRGEELPPSRALHVYRSRYTGDGVLGGTHSAALDVVYDAKRKRQSLFRWLHVQQDMMNFDEFTSEISKALSEREQNDIRKLLSDVRKNYAKTVRTSRATTVKHMDPSYLQLPLQQGDQEKGAQAGKRTATWLCIPYFSLEEYSGIQATGNPGAFPPLTLLQLAFSRNSQKRDMLQATRQIGNGEKGWCFHIRQLWCIVLDNSLLITCGSMYEEALRGDNIAVTSEPGREPTPNSDTEGRILIRYGESVLWSFPLQECQTWFAFIAHFSDFWPKAVRFHFNGRLLNEARWWKVLQFAGTSRRSVVINMETW, from the exons ATGTCACAGTACGAAACAACAACTTGGAGAGAAGAAGCGGctcctccccgccgccggggtccttctctcttctcgtcACGAACATCAGCCCAGAACCTCAGGAGCCAGTACACCAGAGAGGCCCAGACGGCGCACCTCGTCCAGTTGATCGAGGAGTTCCGCAAAGCAGACCCCATCTACGACCCCGtgccgcccacgccgccgcccagggcCCCGGGACGCCAAAGGAGTCAAAGGGCCGTCCACACCCAGCCCGTTGTGCGATTCGCCTCGCCTCTGGACCCCATGTctgcgcgacgacgacgagccaAGACCCCGCTGTCTGCTCCCGTTGTGTACGAGGTCGTCACGCAGACGCCGCAGACGCCGCAGACGCTACAGAACCTCGACTTTGCCGTCGCCACGGTCACCCCGGGGGAGCAGGAAatgcggctgcggcagccTACCCCCGAAGAACCGGTCACGGTGCTTGTtaacaacgacgacgaggggaCCGACCTGCAGAgtttcgacctcgacggttTCCCCATGCCTCCCGACTTTGGCGCACGGGAAGAGTATTCCGGCCCGGGctacgacggcgacgaaTGGGTTGACCTGGAGGAGACGACGGGCAAGGTTTATGCCTTCGACCCTGCACGTCTGGGTGCGGATTCGTCCAGGACTGACGACGGCTTCGACTTGGAGACGCCCTTCTCGGATGACTCGACGATGAGGGGAGAGGAGCTGCCGCCAAGCCGGGCTTTGCATGTGTATCGGTCTCGGTACACGGGAGACGGTGTTCTCGGCGGCACGCACTCTGCGGCATTGGACGTTGTCTACGATGCGAAGAGAAAACGACAGTCGCTGTTCAGATGGCT ACACGTACAGCAGGATATGATGAATTTTGACGAATTCACG AGCGAGATCTCAAAAGCGCTGTCGGAGAGAGAGCAGAACGACATCCGCAAGCTGCTCTCAGACGTAAGGAAGAACTATGCCAAGACCGTCCGTACGtccagggcgacgacggtgaagCATATGGACCCAAGCTACCTTCAGCTTCCGCTCCAGCAGGGCGACCAAGAAAAAGGGGCGCAGGCTGGGAAGCGAACGGCGACATGGCTCTGCATCCCCTACTTCTCCCTCGAAGAGTACTCGGGCATCCAGGCCACGGGCAACCCGGGCGCGTTTCCGCCTCTGACGCTGCTTCAGCTGGCCTTCTCGCGGAACTCTCAGAAGCGGGACATGCTCCAGGCGACGCGGCAGATCGGCAACGGAGAGAAGGGCTGGTGCTTCCACATTCGACAGCTGTGGTGCATCGTTCTCGACAACTCGCTGTTGATTACCTGCGGTTCCATGTACGAAGAGGCGTTGCGGGGGGACAACATCGCGGTGACGAGTGAGCCTGGAAGAGAGCCCACGCCAAATAGCGACACCGAGGGCAGGATACTGATTCGATACGGAGAGTCGGTGCTGTGGTCTTTCCCCCTTCAGGAGTGCCAGACGTGGTTCGCCTTCATCGCCCACTTCTCCGACTTTTGGCCCAAGGCGGTCCGCTTCCACTTCAATGGCCGCCTCTTGAACGAGGCGCGGTGGTGGAAGGTGCTTCAATTCGCCGGAACCTCACGCAGGAGCGTCGTCATCAACATGGAAACCTGGTGA